A portion of the Gemmatimonadota bacterium genome contains these proteins:
- the nadE gene encoding NAD(+) synthase: MTPKRDPREPREVRARLVAWIADRVRESGSDGAVFGLSGGVDSAVVCGLAAEALGAERCLGVILPIESAPDDARLAREVARKFGVATAEVRLEDAFDALLDALRWAASGADLPPAGAERERLARMNVKPRLRMASLYYFANTLGRLVVGTGNAAEFAVGYFTKYGDGGADIFPLADLVKSEVWALARELGVPAEIIERPPTAGLEPGQTDEGEMGITYERLDAFLLRGTSGDAAVDELIRGRIAASRHKVEPAPLARLD; the protein is encoded by the coding sequence GTGACGCCGAAGAGGGACCCGAGAGAGCCCCGGGAAGTGCGCGCGCGGCTGGTCGCGTGGATAGCCGATCGCGTTCGCGAGTCGGGTTCGGACGGAGCCGTGTTCGGTCTCTCCGGAGGGGTCGATTCGGCGGTCGTGTGCGGTCTGGCAGCGGAGGCGCTGGGAGCCGAGCGGTGCCTGGGGGTGATCCTTCCCATCGAGTCGGCGCCCGATGACGCGCGCCTGGCCCGCGAGGTCGCCCGTAAGTTCGGCGTGGCCACCGCCGAGGTCCGGCTCGAGGACGCCTTCGACGCGTTGCTGGACGCGCTCCGTTGGGCCGCGTCCGGGGCCGACCTGCCGCCGGCCGGAGCCGAGCGCGAGCGCCTGGCGCGCATGAACGTCAAGCCGCGCCTGCGCATGGCCAGCCTGTACTACTTCGCGAACACACTCGGCCGCCTCGTGGTCGGTACCGGAAACGCGGCCGAGTTCGCCGTGGGTTACTTCACCAAGTACGGCGACGGGGGCGCGGACATCTTTCCGCTGGCGGACCTGGTCAAGTCGGAGGTCTGGGCGCTCGCCCGGGAGTTGGGCGTGCCCGCGGAGATCATCGAGCGGCCGCCGACCGCGGGGCTGGAGCCCGGCCAGACCGACGAAGGCGAGATGGGCATCACCTACGAGCGCCTGGACGCCTTCCTGCTGCGGGGTACGTCGGGCGATGCCGCGGTGGACGAGCTCATTCGAGGCCGCATTGCGGCGAGCCGCCACAAGGTCGAGCCCGCGCCGCTCGCGCGGCTCGACTGA